One Halostella limicola genomic window carries:
- a CDS encoding glutathione S-transferase N-terminal domain-containing protein, translated as MLELYQAEGCPHSESVREKLTDLGLSYVAHNPRRPGEDPEVLNEQVYDELQAIAEDQIPVLVDHQHGEVIAESEDIRDYLAERYGEVR; from the coding sequence GTGCTCGAACTCTACCAGGCAGAGGGCTGTCCGCACAGCGAGTCGGTCCGCGAGAAGCTCACCGACCTCGGACTCTCCTACGTCGCCCACAACCCGCGGCGTCCGGGCGAGGACCCCGAGGTGCTGAACGAGCAGGTCTACGACGAGTTGCAAGCGATCGCGGAGGACCAGATCCCCGTGCTCGTCGACCACCAGCACGGCGAAGTGATCGCGGAGAGCGAGGACATCCGGGACTACCTCGCTGAACGCTACGGCGAAGTTCGCTGA
- a CDS encoding NAD-dependent succinate-semialdehyde dehydrogenase → MESVNPATEETLDSYETHGEGDVDDLLDRANDAFEEWREQPIAEREALLERAGEVLRENSDEYAELMTAEMGKPIEQGRSEVEKCAWVCDYYAERAAEFLQDEHVGGETDADTFVARQPLGPVLAIMPWNFPFWQVFRFAAPTLTAGNVGLLKHASNVPGCAKAIEDVFREAGYPEGVFTTLMVGSDAIEDVISDDRVRAVTITGSEGAGRNVAETAGKNLKKHVLELGGSDPFVVLDDAPMERACEVAARARIINSGQSCIAAKRFIVHEDAYDEFLDGFLNEMESLQTGDPTDEDTDVGPQAREGLMEDLHEQVEETVAQGAEVRLGGEPMDRDGYFYPPTVLTDIPEGSPADEEEVFGPVATVFEVPDEEAAIEKANDIDYGLGASVWTEDLERGERVARRFESGLAYVNELVKSDPRLPFGGVKDSGYGRELAKQGIREFVNEKTVWVSHGPSKEGDLVE, encoded by the coding sequence ATGGAGAGTGTCAATCCGGCGACCGAGGAGACTCTGGACTCGTACGAGACGCACGGCGAGGGGGACGTCGACGACCTGCTCGACCGCGCGAACGACGCCTTCGAGGAGTGGCGCGAGCAGCCGATCGCGGAGCGCGAGGCGCTGCTGGAGCGGGCCGGCGAGGTGCTGCGCGAGAACAGCGACGAGTACGCCGAGCTGATGACCGCGGAGATGGGCAAGCCCATCGAGCAGGGCCGGTCGGAGGTCGAGAAGTGCGCGTGGGTCTGTGACTACTACGCCGAGCGCGCGGCGGAGTTCCTGCAGGACGAGCACGTCGGCGGCGAGACGGACGCCGACACGTTCGTCGCGCGCCAGCCGCTCGGTCCCGTGCTCGCCATCATGCCGTGGAACTTCCCGTTCTGGCAGGTGTTTCGCTTCGCCGCGCCGACGCTGACCGCGGGCAACGTCGGCCTGCTCAAGCACGCCTCGAACGTACCGGGCTGCGCGAAGGCCATCGAGGACGTGTTCAGGGAGGCCGGCTACCCCGAGGGCGTCTTCACGACGCTCATGGTCGGCTCCGACGCCATCGAGGACGTGATAAGCGACGACCGGGTCCGCGCCGTCACCATCACGGGCAGCGAGGGCGCGGGTCGCAACGTCGCCGAGACGGCCGGCAAGAACCTCAAGAAGCACGTCCTCGAACTCGGCGGGAGCGACCCCTTCGTCGTCCTCGACGACGCGCCGATGGAGCGCGCCTGCGAGGTCGCCGCCCGGGCGCGGATCATCAACTCGGGGCAGTCCTGCATCGCCGCGAAGCGCTTCATCGTCCACGAGGACGCGTACGACGAGTTCCTCGACGGGTTCCTGAACGAGATGGAGAGCCTGCAGACGGGCGACCCGACCGACGAGGACACCGACGTGGGGCCGCAGGCCCGGGAAGGGCTCATGGAGGACCTGCACGAGCAGGTCGAGGAAACCGTAGCGCAGGGCGCGGAGGTGCGGCTGGGCGGCGAGCCGATGGACCGCGACGGCTACTTCTACCCGCCGACGGTGCTCACCGACATCCCCGAGGGGTCGCCTGCCGACGAGGAGGAGGTGTTCGGCCCGGTCGCGACCGTCTTCGAGGTGCCGGACGAGGAGGCGGCGATCGAGAAGGCCAACGACATCGACTACGGACTGGGCGCGAGCGTCTGGACGGAGGACCTCGAACGCGGTGAGCGCGTCGCCCGGCGGTTCGAGTCCGGTCTCGCGTACGTGAACGAGCTGGTCAAATCGGACCCGCGCCTGCCGTTCGGCGGCGTGAAAGACTCCGGCTACGGCCGGGAACTCGCGAAGCAGGGCATCCGCGAGTTCGTCAACGAGAAGACGGTCTGGGTGTCCCACGGCCCGAGCAAGGAGGGAGATCTCGTCGAATGA